In a single window of the Elaeis guineensis isolate ETL-2024a chromosome 8, EG11, whole genome shotgun sequence genome:
- the LOC105037183 gene encoding probable galacturonosyltransferase-like 6 yields MPSSFQEIVSSAFLLALVLLTSPSDAIRSFPTAAARFAEAPQFRNGDGCPASTFRGCVTACDPSHVHIAMTLDSHYLRGSIAAVFSILKHASCPESIFFHFVASAGPSSSDLYRTVRSVFPSLRFKIYPFQENLVRGLISASVREALENPLNYARNYLADLLEPCVQRVIYLDSDLIVVDDIRRLWDMHLPESAVIAAPEYCHANFTRYFTAEFWESGDGQRTFFGRRRTPCYFNTGVMVMDMERWRAGEYRQKIEHWMKMQQRRRFYELGSLPPFLLVFAGEVEGVDHRWNQHGLGGDNLSGNCRPLHPGPASLMHWSGKGKPWARLDAGKPCPLDHLWAPYDLYIPPSSSSASDSSAAALFSL; encoded by the coding sequence ATGCCTTCTTCTTTCCAAGAGATCGTGTCCTCGGCTTTCCTCCTCGCCCTCGTCCTCCTCACCTCTCCCTCCGACGCGATCCGCTCCTTCCCCACCGCCGCCGCCCGGTTCGCGGAGGCGCCCCAGTTCCGGAACGGCGATGGCTGCCCGGCCTCCACTTTCCGCGGTTGTGTCACCGCCTGCGACCCCTCCCACGTCCACATCGCCATGACCCTCGACTCCCACTACCTCCGCGGTTCCATCGCCGCCGTCTTCTCCATCCTCAAGCACGCCTCCTGCCCCGAATCCATCTTCTTCCACTTCGTTGCCTCCGCCGGCCCCTCCTCCTCGGACCTCTACCGCACCGTCCGCTCCGTCTTCCCTTCCCTCCGGTTCAAGATCTATCCCTTCCAGGAGAATTTGGTCCGCGGCCTGATCTCCGCCTCCGTCCGCGAGGCGCTCGAGAACCCCCTCAACTACGCCCGCAACTACCTCGCCGATCTCCTCGAACCCTGCGTCCAGCGGGTCATCTACCTCGACTCCGACCTCATCGTCGTCGACGACATCCGCCGCCTCTGGGACATGCACCTCCCTGAGTCGGCGGTCATCGCCGCGCCGGAGTACTGCCACGCCAACTTCACCCGATACTTCACGGCGGAGTTCTGGGAGAGCGGGGACGGGCAGAGGACTTTCTTCGGCCGGCGGCGGACACCGTGCTACTTCAATACCGGGGTGATGGTGATGGACATGGAGCGGTGGCGGGCCGGGGAGTACCGACAGAAGATCGAGCACTGGATGAAGATGCAGCAGAGGAGGCGGTTCTACGAGCTGGGGTCGCTGCCGCCTTTCCTGCTGGTGTTCGCCGGCGAGGTGGAGGGGGTCGACCACCGCTGGAACCAGCACGGCCTCGGCGGCGACAACCTGTCCGGAAACTGCCGGCCGCTCCACCCGGGGCCGGCGAGCCTCATGCACTGGAGCGGCAAGGGTAAGCCATGGGCCCGCCTCGACGCCGGCAAGCCCTGCCCTCTCGATCACCTCTGGGCGCCCTACGATCTTTACATCCCGCCGTCCTCGTCCTCCGCTTCCGACTCTTCGGCCGCCGCTCTCTTTTCTTTGTAG